TAACCTACTGTTTATTATGGGATACTAATGAATTTTATTAATTTATGCTGTAAGTTAGAATGCTGTTTTTAAGAGAATATTAATAATAATTGATGCAACGTATTGAATATATCGACTTCATGAAAGGCATAGCAATCTTTTTGGTTGTATTGGGGCACGTTTATCAGTTCTGTTTTAAAGATACCGGACAGGTATTTCAGTTTATTTATATCTTTCATATGCCTTTCTTCTTTCTTTTGTCCGGTTATTTTGCCCAACGTACAAGAGTAAATGTGGATTTCTTTAAAAAGAAAACGATTAGTTTGCTTTTCCCTTTTGTTTTTGGAGGTTCTCTTTTTGCTTTGCTTAATGGGCAGATGCAAGCCTACATATATAATGATTTTCATGCGGGTTATTGGTTTCTTTGGAGTTTGTGGCACTGCTGGTTGCTGTTTGCTCTTATGCTGAAGATTATTGAATGGCTGAAGATAAAGTATGGGGTTCTACAGATTGGGGTGTTGCTACTTCCTTTTTTGATTTCAAAATTGTTCAATGATTCCACTCCTTACGGACTTTCATTTTCTTTTACTTTTGCTTTTTATCGTTTCTTTATCCTGGGATACATGATAGGCAAATATAAATGGATGGAAAGTTGGTTGTCTAAAGAGTTTGTACAAGCTATATGTTTGATTCTGTTTGTGCTTTTCTACTGTATGGCTGATAGTGCTTTTGTAAAAGCTTTGCCCATGACGGTAGTGCAAGTGTTGTTATGTCTCGCATTCTTTTCTCTATTGAAGTACATTTACCTGGTTTGTAACCATAAAGTAGGTAGATATGTTATAGGGGGGGGTAAAAAGTCGTTGCATTTGTATGTTTTTCACTACTATATTATCTACTCGTTTACTTGTGAAGCTTTTAATAATCTGTCTATTGGATGGCAAATGCTTGCTGCATGCTGTGTCTCTTTTCTGATCATACTTCTGACATTGTCGTTTGCTTGTTTATTTGAAAAAAACAGATTTCTATCGTACTTATTTTTAGGAAAAATAAAACAATGAAAATAGCATTTTATCTACCCAATAAGAACTTGAAGGAGGTGGATTGTCATAATCTTGAAGAGGGTAATCCGGGTATTGGAGGTACAGAGTATATTATTCAATCCACAGTACACTATATACGTAAATTGAGACCTGTGGGGATTGATATTGTTGTGGGCGTGGAGGATGATACAAATATATCTGTTTCAATACATCCCATCGTTAAAGTTTGTTCTATCACGGATTTAATAGAACAAACAAATCCGGATTATGTGATATTCAAGTATGTAAATGAAATATATCAAGAAGCTCATAAGGCTGTTGCGACTCGTAAAACTTATTTGTTGCCCTGGGCTCATAACTTTATTAGTCGCAGAAATCTTACTGTTTTGGCGAATGATGATAAAGTGGCACGCATCATCTGTGTGAGCCGTGAACAACTCAATATGTATCGCGATCATAAGGCTTTCTTGAAGTCGGTTTATATTAACAACGGTATGCCCGTTACTTTTTTGGAGAGTGAGAAAGTTACGATACCACCACTAAGTGAACGTCCTCATGAAGTCACTTATATCGGTAGCATAGTTGATTATAAAGGATTCCATCTGTTAGCACAGGCATGGCCGGAGGTTTTAAAGCAAATACCGGATGCGCGGCTGAATGTAATAGGAAGTGGAAAGCTCTATGATCGTACAGCTCAATTGGGAGACTATGGCATTGCCGAAAAGGATTATGAAAAGCAATTTATGTCTTATCTGACGGATGATGGAGGAAAGATTATCCCTTCAGTGAAATTTTGGGGTGTACTTGGCGTAGAAAAGAATGATGTGTTGAAACGGACAAGGGTAGGAGTCCCCAACCCTTCTGGAATTAGTGAAACATTCTGTATTACTGCTTTGGAGATGCAGGCAATGGGTGCATTGGTGGCAACTATAGATTTCGGAGGATTTATTAATACAGTATATCGTACAGGAATATTGTACAAACATACTGATGAGTTAGCTGCTAGCATAGTGACTCAAATGAAAAAGAACGAGAATGATTTGGAGGGATTTTTTCATTTTATGAAGGAGAATTTTGCTTTTGAAAAAGTTGCAGAAGATTGGGTTAATTTCTTTGATGACTTAGAGAATAATAAATTTGAGCCTCTTTCTTATATAGATCGTAATGACAATCTAGCGCGTTTGCGTGAAAAAAATCGTAGTGTTAAAGCTGCACTTCCTTGTGGTTATTTGCTTCCTACGATTGATTTATACCGCAGCATTTTAAGAAGGTTGAAACTGTGTTGATATGGATACTCCATTAGTAACGATAATTATTCCTGTATATAATGCGGAACGCTTTTTACGCCCATGTTTAGAGAGTATCTTGGCACAACAATATAACCATTGGGAATTGATAGTGATAAATGATGGAAGTCAAGACCATAGTGTTTCTATATTGGAAGAATATGCCTATCGTGATGATCGAATAAAGGTGATAAGTAAAATGAATGAGGGGGTTTCTATCGCACGGAACATGGCATTGAAGCAAGCTAAAGGTGAATGGGTGTATTTTGCAGATGCGGATGATATAGTATATCCTGAAGCTTTGAAAATGTTAGTTGCAAAAATCTTAGAAGAAGATGTCTCTTTGGTAAAGGCTGATTATAAAGCTATCGGTGAAATGGATGAAGAGTTGTTTGTGAACAAAAAGTACGTGATTCGTGGAAAGCAGGATATTCAAATCTGGGACAAGGAAGACTTTGTGGATAAAATCATAATGGGAGAATATTTCCTGTGGACCTGTCTTTTCAAAATGGATATTATCCGTAATCGAGAAATAGAATTCCTCCCTCATTGTAGATTGATGGAAGATGCAGACTTTTTGATAAGTTATATACTACATAGCAATCGAAATGTATATTTGAACTATCCGATTTATGGTTATCGAAAACATTGCGATGCAGCAACAGTAGGGACTAAAGATTATTCAGAGGATTTATTGATGATTAAAGAACATCTTAGCCCAAATACAGAAAATGCTTTTATAAAAAAGATGATTTCAGAGATTGACGATAACTTACAGTTGATAAAAAAGAAAAATTTTGTCATTGTACAATTTATCAAAATAAAGCGATTGATGAGACGAATAGGAATTTATCTCTCCTATAAACTTTGATTAGAATGAGAAAAGAAACTTTATCTTATGGAATTGAACAACGGAGGTCTTTGGTGAAATGGGGAGAAGTGACCGGCATACTTTCTATTTTCTTACTTCTTCCTCCCTTTATCAGTATTCCTATAATTATTTCATTTTTGGTTACAAAAACTAATACTACGAGAACGCAATATTATACGTATTTCGCTTGTATAGCAGTTTACTTTGCAGCCATTAATGCAACTAAATTACCCAATGGGGATCAGGTGCAATATTATGTAGCTTATATGAATGTGCCTAAAGCTGGTTTCTTGAAATCTTTAGTCTATATTTATGGGGTAGACTTTTACAATAATCCTGAAAGAACTCAAATATCCGGTGAGTTTTTGAATGGCATATATAATTATTTAGGTTATTATCTAACTTTTGGTTATTATCCTTTATTTGCAGCTTTGCTCACTTTCGCAGAGTATTTTCTTATTTTCTTAGGGTTGTATAAGTTCTGTTTAACAATGAAGAAACCACATATACCGATAGTGTGTGGTGTGATTACTTTATCATTCTTCTATCTTTTTTTTAATTATACTCTGCATATTCAAAAGCAGTTTCTGGCACAAAGCATTATGATATACGTTTTAGGAAATTATGCCTATTACGGTAAAATGCGAAAGAAGGATTGGATTATGGCTATTTGTGCTGTGTTTACTCATGCTGCAACGTTGCTCTTTGTTCCTTTCTTAGTTTTCAAACCTTTGCATAGTAGGTTAACGAGAAAAGGATTGCTCTTTATTGGATCAGCTTTCGTTATATTAATTATTATGGGACCTAGTTTAGCATCAGGTATAGCAACAGATAGTAATTCTGCTTTAACGTATGGTGTATCTCGCCTTGCGGCTAGTGAAATTCGTAATGATACTGAATCAGGCCTTGTCTGGTCTCAAATCTTTGTAATAGCTTTTCCCATGGCATTGATTGCTTTTCGAAAATTATGGTTGGAACGTAAAACACTTTCTGATAGTAATGCTTTTATTCTGAATATTATTCTTTTATTGTTACTTACTATAATAGCAATGTTCAGACAACCATTAGCACAGTATCGCTATTTTATGATGTTGTTTGCTTTTATGCCTTTTACTTATCCTTTTGCTCTTAATAATATTAGAAATAGGGATATGCTACTTAAAATGATTGCAGTAGTGATGGTTGTGTGGTTCTACTATCAGTTTGAACTAATTATATGGGATTATGCACCCTTAGTGGATATTATTGTTAAGAGTCCAATATTGCTGTTATTTGATAATTATTATACGGTATAGTAAATATGCATATTTGTTTTGTCTGTCGTGAATATCCACCTTCACTACGAGGTGGGGGGATAGCTTCGTATATTAAAGAAGTAGCACATGGTCTATATGCATTTGGGCATCAAATTACAGTGATTTGTGCATCTGATGATACTCGCCAAGAATCAACGTATGATGAAGGTGTATACGTAATACGTCTTAGGGGGGGGGATTTTCTCATTCCTGAAGTTGAGAAGCCTTCTTTATGGAAGAAGTTTCGTCCTTTCTATCGCTTTTCCAGTTACCGTAAGCACATTGTGATGGCTATAAGGCAGTTAGGTGATGTGGATATAATAGAAGTGCCTGAATATGGAGCAGAGGGGTATTTCTTAGATCAACTGAATATTCCAGTGGTGGTACGATTGCATACACCGATGCTACTCGATCATTATAAATTTTCTCTTCAGCCTTTCTCGAAGGACAATTGGCATTACTATTGGCAAGGAAAAAAGGAGCTCCAAGAGATGGTAAAGGCTGCCTATTTGTCATCATGCAGTACTTCGCTCAAAATATGGGCAGAGCAGTATGTAGGAGTAATGAAAGACAGAACGCAGGTCATTTATAATCCTATCGACGTGAATGCGTGGAGGAATTTTCAGTGGAAAGAAGAACAGCATGAGGTGAAAGAGATTCTTTTTGCTGGTACTATTTGTGATTGGAAAGGGTGTGGCGATTTAGTGGAAGCTTGCCGAATACTTCATCAAGAGGAGGCTTCTTGCCTGTTTCGTTTAAGTCTGGTGGGAAAAACTGGAATTTTTGCGGAACAATTACAAGCTAAGTATGGACATGAACCTTGGTTTAATTTAGTAGGTAAGGTACAACGTGAGGAGTTGATGGAAAGATATACTGCCGCTGATGTAATTTGTTTTCCTTCGTGGTGGGAGAATATGCCTATGGTTTGTATTGAAGCAATGCTTTGCGGAGGAATTGTATTGGGTAGTAGTTCGGGGGGGATGAATGAGATTATTGAGGATGGTAAAAATGGATTTCTGATAGAACCTCGTGATCCTCGACGTTTAGCTGATAAAATAAAGCAGATATTTACTTTATCGGAAGAAGAAAAGACTAATATTTCATTAAGTGCCCAACAGCGTATCAAAGATGTTTTCAGCCTGGATGCGATTATGAAGCAGCAGATAGCTTATTATAAAGAAGTGATAGAAGATTATAAGAAAAAGCAATGAAGATACTTTGGATTTCACCGTGGTTCGGTAATTACCGAATACCGGTATATGAAAATTTGAATAAACTTAGTGGTGGTAATTTCTACTTGATTTGTTCAGAAGAGAATACTTCAGCACTGGTAAGAGGGAAGTTGAAAGCGGTGTTGGGTAATCATGCTATTGTGATGAGTGGTGAACAACGCATGACAATGGGTAGTGATGAATCGGATTTTGCCAATAGTGCATTGGTGATAAAGAAGCAACCGGGGTTGTACAAGGCTATAAAGTCTGTGAAAGCAGATGTGGTTATTACCGAAGGTTTTGGTGGTTGGGCTCCCGCTGGTATTCGCTATGCGGTGACACATCGAAAAAAACTTTGTATGTTCTATGAACGTACAGCATACGTGGAACGTAACTCTCCTACATGGCGGTCGATGTATCGCCGATTGGTAGGTATACCTGTGGATTATTTTCTAATTAATGGTACGCTTACAGAGGAATATTTGAATGAGGTTTTGCACTTCAAGAAAACTCCGAAAGTAAAAGGTTGTATGTGTGCGGATAGTTTTGGCTTATCACAGGCAGTGGAAAAAGTAACTAGTGCAGACAAAGACGCTTTACGTAAAGAGTTAAACTTAAAGAATGGGTTAACTTTTCTTTTCGTTGGTCAGATGGTGGAACGCAAAGGCATAAAAGAATTGCTTGTGGTATGGGGGCAGCATATTACTGAATATCCAAACGATAACTTATTGGTAATAGGTAAGGGGGTTCTGGAAAAGCCACTGAAGGAGTTATATGCGGAGGATGATTCGGTTCACATTATGGGCGGCATCAATTACGATGAACTCTATAAATATTATGCACTTTGTGATGTTTTTATCATGCCTACGCTTGAAGATAACTGGTGTTTGGTGATACCGGAGGCAATGGCATGTGGCAAACCTGTGGCTTGCTCTATTTATAATGGTGGTCATTATGAACTGGTGCAAGATGGGGTGAATGGATATAAGTTCGATCCTTTGAAGCCTGAATTCATAATAGATATATTAGCGAAGTTTCATCAAGCCGATTTGTCGGCTATGGGACAAAAGGCGATTGAAATAGAAAGTAATTATACGCCTGACAAGGCGGCAGCCCGCATCTTTGAGGCTTGTGAAAAAGTATATAAACGATGAAGATTGATTATAGTAATATGCCTAATGAAGCAAGCAAGCTAAACTTTATATTGCGTTATATTTTCAATCAGTTACGTACATGGTATATGTTTCATATACGTTATCCATGGGTGAAATATGAGGGCTTTGTACGAGTAATGAAAGGCACGGGCTTTGCACAGAATATGGATGTACGGATAGGACATAATGTGCAGTTCGGTGATTACTGCAATGTAGCTTCCAATGTGTATTTTGGGAATAATATTCTGATGGCAGGGCGTGTGTGTTTTGTGGGGCGTCAAGACCATACATTTTCTATTCCGGGCAAAACAATCTGGAGTGGTGAGCGTGGAGATAATGGCATTACTATTATAGAGGATGATGTGTGGATTGGTACTGCCGCTATCATCATGAGTGGAGTTACGATAGGGAAGGGGAGCATTGTGGCTGCTGGATCGGTGGTAACGAAGGATATACCGCCTTGTGAGATATGGGGTGGAGTACCAGCGAAGAGGATTCGTGATCGATTTGAAAAGGAAGAAGAGAGAGAATATCATTTAAAACTCCTATGAAGCAACGAAATATAAGTATTGATATTTTGAAATGTTTTGCTGCAATCGTTATCACCAATTCGCATATGGACATACTTTATCCAAAGTTTGGTGCATTGGCTACCGGTGGTGCAATTGGTGATGCTCTTTTTTTCTTCTGTTCCGGGTTTACTTTATTCTTGGGCAGAATGGGACGGTTTGATAATTGGTATAAACGACGTATTAACCGTATTTATCCTACTGTCTTTGCATGGGCTATATTGGGTTCTTTATTATTTGGCTATCATAATGATATAAATAGAGTCCTTTTATCAGGGGGGGGCTGGTTTATTAGTTGCATAATGATATATTATATAGTGCTGTACTTCATACAGCGTTATTTGCTAGGACATTTGAAGTTGGTATTTATGCCGATAGGGGTAGCATGTGCTAGCTATTTTATATTAATTGACACTCCGATGGATTTTAATATGTATGGAGAGGGGTATTTTAAGTGGTTTCATTTTTTTATGTTTATGCTGATGGGAGCGATGATGGGTATTTCACAGCGGAAGCACAAATATCATTTTGTATGGGATGGATTGAAACTAATAGGATGCATTGTAGTATTTTATGCGCTGTATGCTTTTAAAGATATTGCGGTATATAATAAATTTCAGATGTTGACTTGGATTCCATTGTTGGGTACAGTATTCTATTTTTTCAAGTTATGTAACTCTGATTTTATGAAAAAGGCCTATCATCATTGTATAGTAGGCTGGATTATCAAACTGGTTGGTGGCTTGTGCTTAGAGATATATTTGGTGCAAACTTCTTTGTTTACAGATAAGATGAATGCAGTCTTTCCGCTTAACTTAATCGTAATGTTTGCAATTATAGTATTTGCAGCGTATATCTTACGTTGCAGTGCAAGGCTATTTGCACAGACATTCAAGGATATGGATTATGATTGGAGGGCAGTGTTTAAAGCCGTATAAGTATTAAGATGAATCTAACTAAGGAACATTCTATACAAATTAAAGGAGTAGCCATTCTTTGTATGGTATTATTTCATTTATTTGGTTTTCCTGAACGTATTCCAACTAGTGTGCAGTGGATGGGAATGCCTATTATCAAGGCACTTCAGATATGCGTACCTATATATCTTTTTATGGCAGGGTATGGTTTGCAATGTATAGTAGCAAAGGGAACAGTAACATGGATGAGCATTGGAAAACGGTTGAAGAAATTATACCTGTCTTTTTGGTGGGTAGCGATACCATTTATTTCTGTCGGTTGTATTGTAGGATATTATGCCCCTGATGTAAAAAATATCTTTTATAATTTATCGGGGCTTACAACTTCATGCAATGGGGAATGGTGGTTTTTTTCGCTCTATGCGGAGTTACTCGTTTTATTTTACTTTGTCAGTAAGATCAAATTAGGATGGAAAGGTTATCTGCTATTGATGTTGGGTTTATTGATTCTTACAAGGGGTTTAAACTGCGCATTACATCTAGATGAGGAGGTGATTGTGGAGAGGCATCTGAAAATGATATTAATAGATTTGAATATCTTTATGCTGGGCTGTTTCTTTGCTAAATTTAATATTTTCGGATGGCTGCATGAACGATGTTATTGGCTCTATGAAAAAATATACTTGGCTCCGTTACTTCTTGTGATACCGATTTTAGTGAGAGCTTATTTGCCTCTTATTGGTATTACAGAGTTGCTGATAGTTCCTATGTTTTGCATAGGAATTGTTAATGTATGTAAAACGGGGGGGGGTAAAATCTTACTTTTCTTTGGAAAACATTCAATGAATCTTTGGCTTGTTCATTCATTTTTCATTTTCTATTTTTTGAATGGCATTTCTTTTATTACAAATAATCCTCTTGTGATGTTTATTACTGTATTAGGATGTTCTTTGCTATGTTCTATAATCATAGAGTTCATAAAATCTAAGATTCATATTTAATTTTATATGCTTTCTATTTTAATAAACGCCTACGCATGTTCACCGAATATGGGTAGCGAACCGGGCATGGCTTGGAATTGGTGTGTAAACTTGGCTAAGTATTGCGAACTACACATCATTACTGAAGGTGAATTCTGTGACAAAATAGAGGCGGTAATACCTACATTGCCGCAAGGTGGTAATATGCACTTCTATTATAATCCGGTATCGGAAGAGGTGAGAAGGATGTGTTGGAATCAAGGCGACTGGCGTTTTTATAAACACTATCGTACTTGGCAATATCGCACGTATGAGATGACTCTTGATATTATGAAGATGCATCATATTGATATAGTGCATCAACTCAATATGATTGGTTTTCGTGAACCGGGATATCTTTGGAAGATAGAGGAAGTTCCGTTTGTGTGGGGACCTATCGGAGGATTGAAACAATTCCCATTGGCATACCTTGAAGGGGCTGGATTAAAAATGAAACTATTTAATAGATTGAAGAATATTATTAATGTGCTTCAGCTGAAATACGATAAACGAGTAAATGCTGCTTTTAAAAAAGCTGATGTTTTAGTCAGTTCTATACCTGATTCTTATCGAGCCATTAAGAGATATAAAAGATTGGAATCAGTGGTAATACCAGAAACGGGATGTTTCCCTTTGGCATGTGTTTCTACAGAACGATTTGATAATGCCATTTTCCATGTTTTGTGGGTAGGGAAATTTGATTTTCGGAAACTGTTGCCTTTGGCTTTGAAAGCGATTGCTGCAACGAAGAATGAACGAATCTTATTGGATGTTTATGGTACAGGTACAGATGACCAAGTTTCTACAGCAAAGGCTTTATCAGTGTCGTTGGGTATTGCTGATCGAGTGATATGGCATGGGAATAGACCAAATCATGAAGTGCATAAGAATATGCGTTCTTCCCAGATATTTTTATTTACTAGTGTGAGTGAAGATACTTCCACTGTAGTGTTAGAAGCTGTAAGTAATCAGTTGCCAGTAGTGTGTTTTGATGTTTGTGGTATGGCTACAGTCATAGATGAAACAGTTGGTCGTAAGATAACGTTGTCATCTCCAACACAATCTGTCAAGGATTTTGCTAAAGTATTGAATGAATTAGAAGCAGATAGAAGTTTGTTAAAACAACTGTCATTAAATTGTCGTCAACGACAAGAAGAATTGTCTTGGAATAATAAGGTAAAACAGATGCTGGAACTGTATAAATCATGCTTTTTCACCGTATAGTGATACGTTTTGATGAGAGCTAAGAAATAATTTCCGCAAAATAAATGAATGAAATTAATCCTCTAATTTTTTAATTTCATATGATTAAGTTAAAAGAACTCTCTATCATGGAGAGTATAAATCAACTAAAAGCATTACCGCAAGGTAAGTTGCTAATAAACACAATTAATGCACATTCTTACAATACTGCTCTAAAGGATCCACTTTTTGCCAATGCACTGATGAAGGGAGATGCACTTATCCCTGACGGAGCAAGTATTGTAAAAGTTTGTAAATGGTTAAAGATGCAAAGC
The Bacteroides luhongzhouii DNA segment above includes these coding regions:
- a CDS encoding acyltransferase family protein codes for the protein MNLTKEHSIQIKGVAILCMVLFHLFGFPERIPTSVQWMGMPIIKALQICVPIYLFMAGYGLQCIVAKGTVTWMSIGKRLKKLYLSFWWVAIPFISVGCIVGYYAPDVKNIFYNLSGLTTSCNGEWWFFSLYAELLVLFYFVSKIKLGWKGYLLLMLGLLILTRGLNCALHLDEEVIVERHLKMILIDLNIFMLGCFFAKFNIFGWLHERCYWLYEKIYLAPLLLVIPILVRAYLPLIGITELLIVPMFCIGIVNVCKTGGGKILLFFGKHSMNLWLVHSFFIFYFLNGISFITNNPLVMFITVLGCSLLCSIIIEFIKSKIHI
- a CDS encoding glycosyltransferase family 4 protein — protein: MKIAFYLPNKNLKEVDCHNLEEGNPGIGGTEYIIQSTVHYIRKLRPVGIDIVVGVEDDTNISVSIHPIVKVCSITDLIEQTNPDYVIFKYVNEIYQEAHKAVATRKTYLLPWAHNFISRRNLTVLANDDKVARIICVSREQLNMYRDHKAFLKSVYINNGMPVTFLESEKVTIPPLSERPHEVTYIGSIVDYKGFHLLAQAWPEVLKQIPDARLNVIGSGKLYDRTAQLGDYGIAEKDYEKQFMSYLTDDGGKIIPSVKFWGVLGVEKNDVLKRTRVGVPNPSGISETFCITALEMQAMGALVATIDFGGFINTVYRTGILYKHTDELAASIVTQMKKNENDLEGFFHFMKENFAFEKVAEDWVNFFDDLENNKFEPLSYIDRNDNLARLREKNRSVKAALPCGYLLPTIDLYRSILRRLKLC
- a CDS encoding acyltransferase family protein, producing MQRIEYIDFMKGIAIFLVVLGHVYQFCFKDTGQVFQFIYIFHMPFFFLLSGYFAQRTRVNVDFFKKKTISLLFPFVFGGSLFALLNGQMQAYIYNDFHAGYWFLWSLWHCWLLFALMLKIIEWLKIKYGVLQIGVLLLPFLISKLFNDSTPYGLSFSFTFAFYRFFILGYMIGKYKWMESWLSKEFVQAICLILFVLFYCMADSAFVKALPMTVVQVLLCLAFFSLLKYIYLVCNHKVGRYVIGGGKKSLHLYVFHYYIIYSFTCEAFNNLSIGWQMLAACCVSFLIILLTLSFACLFEKNRFLSYLFLGKIKQ
- a CDS encoding glycosyltransferase family 2 protein; translation: MDTPLVTIIIPVYNAERFLRPCLESILAQQYNHWELIVINDGSQDHSVSILEEYAYRDDRIKVISKMNEGVSIARNMALKQAKGEWVYFADADDIVYPEALKMLVAKILEEDVSLVKADYKAIGEMDEELFVNKKYVIRGKQDIQIWDKEDFVDKIIMGEYFLWTCLFKMDIIRNREIEFLPHCRLMEDADFLISYILHSNRNVYLNYPIYGYRKHCDAATVGTKDYSEDLLMIKEHLSPNTENAFIKKMISEIDDNLQLIKKKNFVIVQFIKIKRLMRRIGIYLSYKL
- a CDS encoding acyltransferase family protein — translated: MKQRNISIDILKCFAAIVITNSHMDILYPKFGALATGGAIGDALFFFCSGFTLFLGRMGRFDNWYKRRINRIYPTVFAWAILGSLLFGYHNDINRVLLSGGGWFISCIMIYYIVLYFIQRYLLGHLKLVFMPIGVACASYFILIDTPMDFNMYGEGYFKWFHFFMFMLMGAMMGISQRKHKYHFVWDGLKLIGCIVVFYALYAFKDIAVYNKFQMLTWIPLLGTVFYFFKLCNSDFMKKAYHHCIVGWIIKLVGGLCLEIYLVQTSLFTDKMNAVFPLNLIVMFAIIVFAAYILRCSARLFAQTFKDMDYDWRAVFKAV
- a CDS encoding DapH/DapD/GlmU-related protein, which encodes MKIDYSNMPNEASKLNFILRYIFNQLRTWYMFHIRYPWVKYEGFVRVMKGTGFAQNMDVRIGHNVQFGDYCNVASNVYFGNNILMAGRVCFVGRQDHTFSIPGKTIWSGERGDNGITIIEDDVWIGTAAIIMSGVTIGKGSIVAAGSVVTKDIPPCEIWGGVPAKRIRDRFEKEEEREYHLKLL
- a CDS encoding glycosyltransferase family 4 protein — translated: MKILWISPWFGNYRIPVYENLNKLSGGNFYLICSEENTSALVRGKLKAVLGNHAIVMSGEQRMTMGSDESDFANSALVIKKQPGLYKAIKSVKADVVITEGFGGWAPAGIRYAVTHRKKLCMFYERTAYVERNSPTWRSMYRRLVGIPVDYFLINGTLTEEYLNEVLHFKKTPKVKGCMCADSFGLSQAVEKVTSADKDALRKELNLKNGLTFLFVGQMVERKGIKELLVVWGQHITEYPNDNLLVIGKGVLEKPLKELYAEDDSVHIMGGINYDELYKYYALCDVFIMPTLEDNWCLVIPEAMACGKPVACSIYNGGHYELVQDGVNGYKFDPLKPEFIIDILAKFHQADLSAMGQKAIEIESNYTPDKAAARIFEACEKVYKR
- a CDS encoding EpsG family protein translates to MRKETLSYGIEQRRSLVKWGEVTGILSIFLLLPPFISIPIIISFLVTKTNTTRTQYYTYFACIAVYFAAINATKLPNGDQVQYYVAYMNVPKAGFLKSLVYIYGVDFYNNPERTQISGEFLNGIYNYLGYYLTFGYYPLFAALLTFAEYFLIFLGLYKFCLTMKKPHIPIVCGVITLSFFYLFFNYTLHIQKQFLAQSIMIYVLGNYAYYGKMRKKDWIMAICAVFTHAATLLFVPFLVFKPLHSRLTRKGLLFIGSAFVILIIMGPSLASGIATDSNSALTYGVSRLAASEIRNDTESGLVWSQIFVIAFPMALIAFRKLWLERKTLSDSNAFILNIILLLLLTIIAMFRQPLAQYRYFMMLFAFMPFTYPFALNNIRNRDMLLKMIAVVMVVWFYYQFELIIWDYAPLVDIIVKSPILLLFDNYYTV
- a CDS encoding glycosyltransferase family 4 protein, which gives rise to MLSILINAYACSPNMGSEPGMAWNWCVNLAKYCELHIITEGEFCDKIEAVIPTLPQGGNMHFYYNPVSEEVRRMCWNQGDWRFYKHYRTWQYRTYEMTLDIMKMHHIDIVHQLNMIGFREPGYLWKIEEVPFVWGPIGGLKQFPLAYLEGAGLKMKLFNRLKNIINVLQLKYDKRVNAAFKKADVLVSSIPDSYRAIKRYKRLESVVIPETGCFPLACVSTERFDNAIFHVLWVGKFDFRKLLPLALKAIAATKNERILLDVYGTGTDDQVSTAKALSVSLGIADRVIWHGNRPNHEVHKNMRSSQIFLFTSVSEDTSTVVLEAVSNQLPVVCFDVCGMATVIDETVGRKITLSSPTQSVKDFAKVLNELEADRSLLKQLSLNCRQRQEELSWNNKVKQMLELYKSCFFTV
- a CDS encoding glycosyltransferase family 4 protein, whose product is MHICFVCREYPPSLRGGGIASYIKEVAHGLYAFGHQITVICASDDTRQESTYDEGVYVIRLRGGDFLIPEVEKPSLWKKFRPFYRFSSYRKHIVMAIRQLGDVDIIEVPEYGAEGYFLDQLNIPVVVRLHTPMLLDHYKFSLQPFSKDNWHYYWQGKKELQEMVKAAYLSSCSTSLKIWAEQYVGVMKDRTQVIYNPIDVNAWRNFQWKEEQHEVKEILFAGTICDWKGCGDLVEACRILHQEEASCLFRLSLVGKTGIFAEQLQAKYGHEPWFNLVGKVQREELMERYTAADVICFPSWWENMPMVCIEAMLCGGIVLGSSSGGMNEIIEDGKNGFLIEPRDPRRLADKIKQIFTLSEEEKTNISLSAQQRIKDVFSLDAIMKQQIAYYKEVIEDYKKKQ